One stretch of Leishmania braziliensis MHOM/BR/75/M2904 complete genome, chromosome 16 DNA includes these proteins:
- a CDS encoding putative small GTPase codes for MGQAKTKLNIIICGLDNSGKTTIINFMKPEDQRSENIAATVGYNVDSFKKGRVHVTAFDMGGAQKFRGLWESYYSNVDGVVFVIDSSDALRMCIVKDELEQMLHHADLKTAKVPFIFFANKMDLAGAKTPVELTQILQLNSLMGDHPMNIFASNALQGEGIEEGMDWLQSMMLRQAVLSKKK; via the coding sequence atggggcAGGCAAAGACAAAGCTGAACATCATCATCTGTGGGCTGGACAACAGCGGAAAGACCACGATTATCAACTTCATGAAGCCGGAGGACCAGCGCTCCGAGAACATAGCAGCCACAGTGGGGTACAACGTAGACAGTTTTAAGAAGGGAAGAGTGCACGTCACGGCATTTGACATGGGCGGAGCTCAGAAGTTCCGCGGGCTATGGGAAAGTTACTACAGCAACGTTGACGGCGTCGTGTTCGTGAtcgacagcagcgatgcactCCGCATGTGCATCGTGAAGGACGAGCTAGAGCAGATGCTCCACCACGCCGACCTCAAGACAGCCAAGGTGCCATTTATTTTCTTCGCCAACAAGATGGACCTCGCAGGGGCGAAAACGCCCGTAGAGCTGACGCAGATTCTACAGCTGAACAGCCTCATGGGCGATCATCCCATGAACATCTTCGCCTCCAACGCGCTTCAAGGTGAAGGAATCGAAGAGGGGATGGACTGGCTGCAGTCAATGATGCTGCGTCAGGCAGTGCTTTCAAAGAAGAAGTGA
- a CDS encoding trafficking protein particle complex subunit-like protein produces MSSARTSTSAAQLGDAAFDNNVKVSAEFLALTYGALVQQLVEELMQEDDVEQVNQQLYNMGHRIGARLIEEYSVRSGAAPCRTFSQAAEGVALVGLRMFLGVNASVTQVKDTSDTFAISFHDNPLALFVELPDGPLRNCLWYSNVLCGVITGALSLVGLQTEARFSRDKLRGDSKNEIILHFKGRERETFQVERN; encoded by the coding sequence ATGTCATCTGCCCGCAcgtccacctctgccgcacaGCTGGGTGATGCCGCCTTCGACAACAATGTGAAGGTGAGCGCGGAGTTTTTAGCCCTCACGTATGGTGCTCTTGTCCAGCAGCTGGTCGAGGAGCTCATGCAGGAGGACGATGTTGAGCAGGTGAATCAGCAGCTCTACAACATGGGCCACCGAATCGGCGCTCGATTAATCGAGGAGTACAGCGtgcgcagtggtgctgctccCTGCCGCACCTTTAGCCAAGCGGCAGAGGGCGTCGCTCTAGTTGGACTCCGCATGTTTCTTGGCGTGAATGCCAGCGTAACACAGGTGAAGGACACATCCGACACGTTTGCCATTAGCTTCCATGATAACCCGCTTGCCCTATTCGTGGAGCTGCCGGACGGACCGCTGCGAAACTGCCTGTGGTATTCAAACGTTCTCTGCGGCGTCATTACCGGCGCGCTGAGTCTTGTCGGGCTGCAGACAGAAGCCCGCTTCTCACGTGACAAGCTGCGCGGCGACTCCAAGAACGAAATCATCCTTCACTTCAAGGGGCGGGAACGGGAGACGTTCCAGGTGGAGAGAAATTAG